The uncultured Tolumonas sp. DNA window TACCTAGTCCTTGAGCACATTCTCAACTCCCAGTGGTTCGTGCATGCGCTGCAATTCGTCTTCACTGAACAAGGCCTCGGCATTCAAAATGATCAAAAAGCCATTTTCTTGCCGTGCCATACCCAGAATAAATTGCGTATTGATCCCGGTACCAAACTCAGGGGGGGGTTCAATCTGGCTTTGTTCGATATCCAGTACTTCATCCACGGCATCGACGATCAATCCGGCGAGTTGGCTGGTTTTACCGATTGGCAGTTCGAGGATAATAATACAAGTCCGTCGGCCTACTTCGGTCGGTTTACCACCAAAGCGAAACGCTAAATCAATCACTGGCACCACATTGCCACGTAAATTCAGCACTCCACGCACGTAACCGGGCATCATAGGCACAGTCGTGACTTGCCCATATTCGATGATCTCTCTGACCCGATCGATCGGCAGGGCCAGCGCCGTTTGCATGCAACGGAAAGAGAGGTTTTGCCCTGCACCCCAATCAACCGTTGGCTGATATGGCGTTACTTCCCGCGTTGTATTGTTTTGTAATGCCTCCATCGCGTTTACTCCTAGAACTGCACAAACTGTTCATCACCACTGTCAGGTTGCAGGTGCGCTGATCTTACTTTTCCAGCTTGCGCTTTTATTTGTCTCGTTACCTTCTTGCTGGTGGGTTTGAGCGAGGCATCACCATTGACCTTGAAGTAATTGATGAGATCGATCAATTGCCCGGCTTGTGCGGTCATCTCTTCAGCAGTCGCAGCCAGCTCTTCGGATGCGGACGCATTTTGCTGGGTGATCTGACTGAGCTGACTCATGGCAATGTTGATTTGTGCGACACCACTGGTTTGTTCTTGAGAGGCGGCAGTGATTTCCTGCACTAAATCGGAGGTGCGTTTGATATCCGGCACCAATTGTTCAAATAAATTACCGGCTTGTTCGGCCAGAGACACACTGCTGCTGGCGACCTGGCCAATTTCTTGTGCCGCAATTTGGCTGCGTTCCGCCAGTTTACGTACTTCTGCGGCAACTACTGCGAAGCCCTTACCGTGTTCACCGGCACGGGCTGCTTCAATCGCCGCATTCAGTGCCAGCAGATTGGTTTGGTAGGCAATATCATCAATGATGCTGATTTTACCGGCGATCTGTTTCATGGCACTGACGGTTTCCTTCACTGACTGACCACCGCGTTCCACATCATTGGCGGCTTTCGATGAGATGGAATCAGTGACTTTAGAGCTTTCCGTATTCTGGGCAATGGATGCAGAGATCTGCTCCATCGAGGCGGAAGTTTCTTCCACACTGGCGGATTGTTCGCTAGCGGCCTGGCTTAATGATTGCGAGGTCGCACTAACTTCTTCCGAGGCACTGGATAACGCATCAGAAGAGGAGCGGACTTCGCTGATGATATGATTTAACTTCGCCACCATCTCTTTCATGGCATAGAGCAGCGATTGCTTATTGTTTTCGTTAGTCTCGACTTCCACCGTTAAATTACCGGCCGCAATCTGGCGGGTAATATCAGCTGCATAATCCGGTTCACCACCGAGTTGTTTAACTATCCGGTAAGCAATGAATATGCCCATTGCAATGCCAAATAAAGCTGCAATCGCAATAATAATGAACATTTGTTGTGCGCTGCTGTTAAATATACTTTCGATAGTCTCATTGGTTTTCTGAGACTGATGTTCCATATTTTTACTGAGGTCATCCAACTGTTTACGAGAGTCATTCACCACCTTGATAAATTCAGTTTGTAGATAATGAAATGCTGGCGTCTCAGTCACCAGCGGTTGCTGGTTGATCAGGCTGACCATATTCGCGACTCCCGCTTTATATGCTACCCAGGTTTTATCAAAATCCTGCAGCCGGGCTTTGCCTTCGTCAGTGATCACTGTCTTTCTGGCATGCTCGATGTTGTCTTCTAATTCGTTCATCAGTGCATCCAGCTTGGACTGATCGCTGCGGCGCTGTTCTTCGGTCGATACCAGCATCATATTGCGGACGGTGCGGGCAATATCATTGCGGATGGTGTTGGCATCTTTGATTTTACTGAGACCAATCAGGTCGCGATCTGTAATCAAATCGCTCATCTCATGTAACTTTTTCATGTTGACATAACCAATGCTACCGACGGCTACAGTGACGAGCGTCAGCGTGATAAAGGCCAGTAATAGTCGGGTGCGTAAACGCAGATTACCTAACAGATTCATGCTCTTCCCTTGGTTCTGATTGTGCTGTTTCGCAGGGTGTCGCCATTAAGTTATTCAGGCGATGATGTACTCGTTTTTGTAAACCAGGAATATCAAGGATCAGAGCTACATGCCCGGAACCGAGAATGCTTGAGCCGCTTATGTCATGCAAATGTTCAAATAATGCTCCCAGCGGTTTGATGACTATTTGCTGTTCGCCTAACAAGGTGTCAACAACCAGCCCCAGTTTTTGTTTACCTTGTCGGACGACGACAATGTTTTCCCTTTGCGGTTTTTTGCTGTCTACTCCGAAATGTTCGCGCAGACGAACGATAGGCAGTGGCTTTCCACGCAGTTCGAGATAGCTGTAAGTCCGATCACCGATATCACTGTGGTGGGCTTCGAGACATTCAGTGACTGATTGCAGCGGCAGGACCAGCGGAGTATCACCGACACTGATCAGGAAACCGTCAATAATCGCCAGCGTGAGTGGCAATCGGATACGTACGCAACACCCCTTTCCGGGAACGGAATCAAGATCAATGGAGCCGCGTAACGCATCGATACTGCGTTTGACGACATCCATACCAACACCACGGCCAGACAGATTGCTGATGCTGTCAGCAGTAGAAAATCCGGGGGCAAAAATCAACTGATAAAGTGCTTGTTCATCCAGTTGTTCGTTGGTATTTAACAGCCCTTTTTCGAGCGCTTTCTGACGAATGCGTTCCGGGTTTAAACCCCGGCCATCATCTTGTACCTCGATCACCACATTCCCAGATTCATGGTAGGTCATTCAGATGTAGCACCCCTTTGGCTGGTTTACCGGCGGCCAAGCGTTCTTCCGCCGTTTCGATACCATGATCCAGCGCATTGCGGACCAGATGGGTGAGTGGGTCGGCAATTTTTATCAACCACAGTTTTATCCAGTTCGGTCTCAGCACCGTTGATCTGTAACTGAATTTCTTTACCCAAATCTTTACTGGTATCGCGGATCAAACGATGAAAACGCGTCAAGGTATCGCCGATCTCGACCATGCGCAGACGTAAGGCGATTTCACGGATCTGTTCGACATACTGATTAATCGTCGACATGGACTCTTGCAATAGCGGATTCCCTTGCTGGCGAGCCAGTGTTTCACCACCCGCTGCAGCAATGACCAGTTCGCCGACCAGATTGATCAGATCGTCCATTTTTTTGGCTGATATTTTTAACAGCGCGCTTTCATGCTGTTTTTGTTCGCGGATCTGTTGTTGTTTTTGTAAGGCAGCATCGACGGCAATCGCCGGAACGGCAACCGTCTTGTACTAACATGTCGCCGATTTTTGTAGTCTGGGTTTGTTCGGTCTGTTTTTTGCAGACTGCGCGTCAGCTCATTGGCGGTGAGCAGACCACTGGCGACCAGAATTTCACCGAGACGAGCTTCATCTTGCGGTAATGCGGCAATCAGAGACAGATAATCTTCTACCTGACTATCGGGTGGCAGAATGCGGATCTGGGCTAATTCCTGAATGAATTCAAAGACGGACCTCAATTTCTGCTTTACTGGCCTCCGTTTGCAGATCGAGCTCCAGCCCGAGATAGCAATTTTCTGCCTGAAATTCGGACCAATCGGGCAGTTCGCTCTGGATGAGATAAATGTGTTGCAGGGTACCCAATTTACTTATTAAGTAGCGAACAAAAGATGCCGGATCAAAACCGTATTGCAGCAACTGACGATCAAAACGCAGCGAAATGTGCCAGCTGGCCAGCAGATTAGCAGCTGCGACCGGTTCGCGTTCCACCGGAGCGGGTGATGCCGTGGTTGCTGGTAGCGCAGACATGTCGCTGTGACCCAGTGTTTGTAATAGACTCAGTAATTCGGGGTTGGCTTCATCGAGGGCGGAAGGAGTGCCGGTTTGTTCCAGTTGTGTAATTTCGCCACGCAAGATATCCAGTGCACTCAATAATGCGGTGATCATCTCTCCGTTGAGAATCAATTCGCCATCACGAACCCGCATGATCAGATTTTCCATCTGATGGGCAAAGCGTACAAAACCATCGAGAGAAAAAAGACCCGCAGACCCTTTCAGGGTATGCATGGCACGAAACAAGCCATTGATCGTATCTTCATCAGCAGCCTGTTCATCGAGTGCCAGCAAAGCTGTCTCTGCACTCTGGATCAGCTCTTTGGCCTCTTCCAGAAAACTGACCAGTAATTGTTCCCACTGCTCCTGATCAAACATGGTCACTCCTTAATGCTGTGGCAACACAATGTCGTCACCAAAAAAGGCTGCGAGCTGAAAAAGGTCAATTAATTCAATCACAGCCTGAGAGTGGCGGATCAGATGCAGGTGTTCACCCAGCCATTTATGTAGTGCAAGTAGGCAGTTGCAAGCCTGCTGTGTCGATTTCATCCACTTCTTGTAAATCGACCGTGAGTGATTCCGGCGCGGTCAGCGGCTTTAACATCTCTTGTATCCCGGCAACTTCGTAAATCGTTAACGGGCCGCTTAACGATAAATTCCATTGTCCGGCAGCGGACTCTTCCAAAGTAACCGGCATGATAACCTCGCGTTACATAAGTAGTTTTTCTACAGCTGCTAACATTAGTTCTGGCTGGAAAGGTTTGACGATCCAGGCTTTGGCACCGGCGGCCTGGCCCTCACGCTTTTTTCCTTCCTGTGATTCGGTGGTGAGCATAATGACAGGGGTAAATCGATGTTCTGGTTTAGCCTTGATGGCTTTCAGCAAGGTAATGCCATCCATATTGGGCATATTGACGTCACTGATCACCAGATTAACTCGCTGAGAACCCAGTTTTTGCAAAGCATCCACACCGTCACAGGCATCAACAACGGTGTAACCTTTAGTCAGTAAGGTGGCTTTGACCAGTTGGCGAATAGACATTGAGTCATCAACAATTAATACCGTTTTACCCATAATGGCTTACCTCAAAAAAACGTGATATCGCTGCTTGTGGTATGGCTAATACGTCCTTTGTACTCTTCTTCGGTGCTAAATCGCTTTTGGAACGCTTGTTTCCAGCTGTTTTCATCCAACTGTTCTAAGTTGTCATCTACCGTTCCGGCTATGTTCACAATGTCGGTTTGCAGGTGGTGCAGGATCTGATTAACCCGATCCTGAAACTGTAATTTGATAATAATTTGCTCGATGTTGTTTTCTGTTTCACAGGACAGGTTATGCAGACGGTGGCCGGCATCATGTAATAAATTGATCTCTTCCCCGAGACGTTCGGTAACTTCATTGACGGAACGATCGAGTAATTGCAGGTTCGACTCATCATGTTGTACTAATCGTTCAGCCGCATTAATCGTGGCTTGAATAGCTGCGGTGATCGCCTCGATTTTTTTACCGATATCGCGACCGGTTTCACCTGATTTGCCGGATAAAGTACGGACTTCATCGGCGACTACGGCGAAACCTCGACCTGCTTCACCGGCACGAGCGGCTTCAATGGCCGCATTCAATGCCAGCAGATTGGTTTGACTGGCTAACACCTGCACAGCGCCGGCCATTTTTTTCATCTCATCCATGTATTGCGCCAGATCGGCAATGGTGTGTTGCAGTTCCGCTTTATGGGTAAGACCTGAATGGAAGGCTTCGATGACGGAGGCAAGTTTGACCTGGGTGTCATCCAGTGTCCGGGTCATCACCGAATCACTGTTATCGGTACCGAATAACGATAAACTGGACTGATTTTCCTCACGCATACGCGAGGTCATATCATTAAATGGCTGGATCAGCCCTTCAATGTTGTGCTGTATCAGATCGGACGCGACCTGAATTTGCTGTTGCCAAGCAGTCATTACGCGGCTTAACACATTCAGTTGGGGAGTGTTGTCTGGAGGTAAATTAACTAGTGCGGGTTCGTTTTTATCTAGTGCCAGAAAAACCTCACGTCGCCGTTGGGTTATTACCAGCAGTTGTATTGCCAAACTGGCAACTAATAAAACATAGCCGGCTTCAGGCAAATTTAAAGCAAGCAAACCCGTTGCAACGAGGGTAAAGACCCAAGCCATCCAAGCCATACTGATACTCCCGTACTCTTAGAATTATGATGTTTCAGTATTTAAGAGTAGTTAACGGAAGAATTGTTGCCAGTCTATGTAAAGAAAAAAGATTTACATGAGTACAAATTAATATAAGGCGGGAGAAGAGCAGAATAACCGCAAACCAGACAGTTTGCGGTTATCAAAACAGAGAGGAAATTAAGACTGTAAGTCGTCCATGACCGCGCTGATTTTGTGGATCGCGAGATCAGCACCTTCGTGTTCGTCTTCTTGTGACAGACGCAGGCCAACCACTTTTTTCATCGTGCCATAGACCAGCAATGCACCAGCTACAGCAATCACAATACCGAGTACAGTGCCCAGCAGCTGTGACATAAAGGAAACGCCACCAATGCCACCTAATGCGGTGCTGCCAAAAATGCCGGCCGCAATACCACCCCAGGCGCCACACAGGCCGTGCAGTGGCCAGACCCCTAACACGTCATCGATTTTTGGACGACGTTGCAGCAGCGTGAATACGGTGATGAAGATAGCACCAGCGATCCCGCCGACAACCAGCGCACCGACTGGATGCATCAGATCAGAACCGGCACAAACGGCTACTAAGCCAGCTAATGGGCCGTTATGAATAAAGCCGGGGTCGTTTTTACCTAACAGCATCGCCACTAATGTGCCGCCAACCATGGCCATCAAGGAGTTAACTGCCACTAATCCGCTGATACCACTCAGTTTTTGTGCAGACATCACGTTAAAACCAAACCAACCGACAATCAGGATCCATGAACCGAGCGCCAGCATCGGAATATTAGATGGGGCAAAACTGAAAATCTGATGACCACGCACACGGCCACGGCGGGTGCCTAACAAAATCAGCGCCACTAAACCAATCCAGCCACCCACTGCATGCACTACGACGGAACCGGCAAAGTCATGAAACGGTGCACCGAAATGCGAGGTGAACCATTCTTGCACGCCAAAACGGCCATTCCAGGCAATACCTTCAAAAAGTGGATAAATAAAACCCACAATCAGAAACGAGCTGCACAACATTGGGTAGAAACGGGCACGTTCAGCGATACCGCCACTGACAATCGCTGGAATAGCCGCTGCGAAGGTCAGCAAGAAGAAAAAGCGTGTCAGTTCTAACCCGTTTTGAGTCATCAGGGTGCTGGCACTACTGAGAAAACTTTTATCGTAAGCCAGATAATAACCAATGAAAAAATAGGCGATAGTGGAGATGCCAAAATCAGTAATGATCTTAACTAGCGCATTAACCTGGTTTTTACTACGAACCGTACCGAGCTCCAGAAAAGCAAAGCCCGCGTGCATGGCCAAAACCATGACCGCGCCCAGCAGTAAAAACAGTGTATCGGCACCTGTAGTCAGGGTTGCGATTGCATTTGTGGTTTCCACCAACATCTCCTCTGTAAATTCAAATTTTACGCCCCATTTTTGTGCTGCTATAACAACAGAAAGCAATTATGGGTTTCTTTTGACTCAAAATAGAGCTATTCACCATCTTGGGGCGCTAAGAAGATACACAAAACATGCCAGAGTCATTGGAAAATGAAATTGGGCTTATAAAGCAATAAGTTAAGTATGGTTATTATTTTATAAGCGCTAGCATAGCGAGAAAATATAACCATTTTGGTGCTATTGTGCACAAAAATAATGCGATTGAGTGTGGGCAGGAAAACTATCCTGCTGCAGTGCAGCAGGATGGAGGAGTCAGGACAAACTTAAGCGGTAATATTCTGCGGCTTTTTCAAACAGACGTTGGTGTTCCATGATACCTGCTAACGCCCGTTGATCGGCTGCTGTCGGCTGTAATGAAACACTGCGTTCCAGATAACCTTGCGCTAAGACATATTGTTGTTGCTGATAATAAATATGACCCAACGCAGACAGTAATGCCGGTGACTGCGGATGTTGTTTCAGCTGCTGTAACAATGATTTCAATAATGCTGAATAATCATTTAACTGCAGGCGGGCACAACGTTGCCACAACGCTTCATCGGCTTGTTTGCGCAATAACGGTGCTAACAATTCAAATGCAGCCTGATGTTGTTGCTGCTGGATCAGCGTATCAATCAACAGCAACAGTAAACTTTGTGTATGCCGAACAGTACGCGGTTGCTGTTGCCAGAACGCCAGCAGCGCGGTTTCATCCTGTTCTTGTAAAATATGGTTGAACTGTGCCTGATAACATTGCGCCTGTGCCGAGCTGTAATCAGTGTCGTTAAGCAGCTGTTGTTTGCGCAATAAAGGCAGTAATTCCAGTTCTGCCTGCCAAGCATGTTGCGCCTGATAAACTGCGCGTAACCGTTGCAGGATCTGCGGATGTTGCGGCCAGCGTTGGCGTAGCTGTTCCAGCAAATCGCGGCTTTGTTGCCATTCCCCCTGATCTTGCAGTAGGCGGTTTTGTGTCAGCTGAATAGCCAGCTGTGCTTGCGGGTCAGACTCTTCAGCTTTTTGCAGATATTCATCGCGTTTCTGGAACTCTCCCTGGGCATGAGCCGCTTCAGCGGCCGAGAGGTAATTCAGTAACGGCAGCTCACTTTGGCCGGCTCCACGCAGCATCAGGTGCTCTGCGCGCTGATATTCACCTTCAACTAAAGCGGCCATGCCTTTGTGGGTCTGGCGTTGTGCTTTGGCATAACGGTGATTGCTCCACCAGCCACGTAAACCACGACGCACACTAAACAAGCGGCTTAAGATATTTTCCGTCAGCAACAGTAAAAAATAGAACACTACAGCAATGATGGTGGCAGTAACCACACTCATTTCAATCGTGTAATCAGCGACGGAAATCAGTACATATCCCTGATGATCAGCCAGCTGCGGGCCAAATAACAGCGCCGCAGCCAGAATCACCAATAAGACTATCAAACGGATCATCCTGTCTCTCCTTAGCGTGCTGCCGGGGCGGTTTGCCAGCGTTCACTGAGCATTTTTTCCAGCAGCGGCTGTACCGCAAATGTTTGCGGATAGTGTGCGGTAATATCAACTTCCTGCAATGCGGTCAGCTCTTTTTGCATGAATTGGGTGGCACTGTCATCGGGTTCGTAATAATCATCCAGCCAGCTTTGTGCTTTTTGCAGATGATTACGGAAATTGGCTTGTTCCTGACGCAGCAAACTGAGTTGCGCCAGTTGCAGTTGCAGGCGCAGATTTTCCTGCAGATAGGCCGATTGTTCCGGTGATAACAAAGCCTCCACATCACTATTACGGCGGCGAATGGTCACAAAGTGTTCGGCAAACTGTTTGGCGCTCTTTTCGAGATTACTTTTCCAATCACTGAGTTGGTCGCTGACTTCATCATCCACCGGATCATTGTCCAGTTTTGGATCTGATCCTTTGATTTTTAACTGGTCAATATTATCCAGTAACGTGCCTACGCGCAGTGATAAACCTTCACGATCGATCTCTGGGGCTGATTTCAGCTTGGCGATATCGTCGGCCAGCGCTTTACGTAATGGGATCAAAGAGGGGTCGGCAATGGCCTGAATACGGCTGTCGGCATCGATCAATAAGGCGCTGGCGGTCGTGAGATCCTGTTCCAGCCATAATTTACGACCCGCCATGCGTACCAGATAACTGGCTTCCGCCAGCATCCAATCATTCGGGCGTTGATGCTCTTTTTCCTGCCATTTTTGTTCTAATTCGCGCTGGCGGCTGTCCAGTTTTAACTGTTGTTCGCCGAAGCTGGCTAATGCGTCTTTGACTGTTTGTTGTCCGGCCATAATTGGCGTTTGTTCGCTGTGGAATTGTTGTAATTCACTACGTAATGCAGCTAATTCCTGTGCCGATTGCTGTTGTTGCTGATAAACATAGAAACTGAAACCACCGATGCCGGCTATCAGTACTAACAACAGGCCGATGGCCGTTTTTGATGAACTGCGACGTCTCACAGTGCGATGTTTTGGCTCCTGCCCGGTTGGTGGCAGTGATGATTCCTGCGCTTCACTCATGCGTTATATCCTCTGGATTATTCTGTAATGCAGCCACCACAGCTTCATGCTGTACGCCCGACATAATAGTCACTCTGTTGAAGCCTGCCTGGTGAATTTCATCCGCGGTGCGCTGGCTTGGTACAAACCAGAGTTGTGAGGATAACCAGTCACTTGCTGTTTCAGGTAACAGTCGTATTAATTGCCGGAACAATTTGCTACTGCTGATGATAACACTGTCGACACCGGCTGCCTGCCATTCCTGTAATAAAGGGGCGCCATCTGTATGCAGATAGTGACGACGATAACATTCAAGGTAAGAAACATGCGCGCCGAGCTCAAGTAAAACATCAGCCAATAATTCACGACCGCCGTTACCACGCAGAATTAAGAACATTTTTCCCCGTGGCGGATTGCAGAGAACGGGTAGTGCTAATAAACCTTCACTACGGGCATCGGTTGGGCTGATGACCCTGAACTCCCTGCTGTTGCCATTGCGCAGCGGTGGTGGCACCGACGGCAAGATAAATGCAGTGTGACGGCCAGCTGGTCTGCTGTTGTACTAGTTGCTCGCTGGCATATTGCACTGCTGCCACGCTGATCGCGATGACGATATCCGCTTGTGACAAACGAGAGGTCAGGGCGCCGAGTTCGCTACCGGGTAAATAACTCAGCAGAGGGCAAACGACGGGGGTATGACCCTGCTGGCGCAACAATGCCGCCAGTTCATCGGCTGCGGGTTGCGGGCGCAGGATCAGCGGGGTCATGCGTTATACACTGCATGTAAAATGGCGTCTGCACCTTGGGCTAACAGCTGTTCTGCCAGTAACCTCACCTAAGGCTTCGGCCTGGGCTTTCGGGCCGGAAACATCACCGCGGATAATTTGTTGGCCATCCAGCGCGCCGACCAAGCCGCGTAACCAGATATGCTCATCTTCCATTACGGCATACGCTCCGATAGGCACCTGACAACCGCCCTGCAGTTTACGATTCATGGCCCGTTCCGCCATTACACAATAACGCGTCATGGCATGTTCCAGCGGGGCTAACGAACGCTTGCGTTTGTGCATCGTCGAGGCGGCATTCAATGCCGACCGCACCTTGCCCGTTGGCGGGCAAACTGAGTTCCGGTGGCAATAGCGAACGAATACGGTCGGCTTTCTCTAATCGGCGTAAACCGGCAGCGGCCAGAATGATGGCATCGTAATCACCGGCGTCGAGTTTGGCTAAACGAGAATTCACATTGCCACGCAGATCGTGAATTTGCAGATCCGGGCGTTGGGCGCCGGTAACTGACATTGCCGGCGCAGACTCGAAGTGCCGACTATGGCTCCTTGTGGTAATTCATACACATTGGCATAACGGGTGCTGACAAAGGCATCGTGCGGATCATCGCGTTCACAGATCACCGCCAGACCCCAACCCCGCCGGGAAGTCGACCGGTACATCTTTCATGGAATGGACGGCGATATCGGCGCGGTTTTCCAGCATGGCTTGTTCTAATTCTTTAACAAACAAACCTTTTACCACCAATTTTAGCCAGTGGCGTATCGAGAATTTTGTCGCCTTGTGTACTCATCGGCACGAGGGTCACTTGTAAGCCGGGGTGATGTAATTCCAGCTGTTGTTTAACAAAGTTAGCCTGCCACAAGGCCAGCGGACTTTTTCGGGTGGCGATACGCAATTCGGTCATAACAGTTTGTGCCGAATGGGTTTTCATTGATAGTAGCATGGCTGATAACTCAGGTTGAACTGTGAGCATGACATCGCACCATTGCGGGGAGGTTTACCCGCGCTGTCAGCTGTGCTAACATGGGGAGATTACACCCCGCCTTGCTGGCGAAGTGTCCAATATTGATCAACTAAGGCCAAACGGTTGTTTAAACAGTTTGAGTTGCTGATTGCCCGCGCGGATGCCATCAATCAAATCAAGATGGAACGGGCGCTGGAGGCAATGAAACGAAGCAGGCCGGCGCATGCTCTCCATGCTGCCGGTTTCTGCTGCATTACCATCATCCACACCTTCCGGGTTATATCTCGGGTGAGGTGCCGTATGGTATTGCCAATTTTCAGCCCGACGCGGCGCAACGCAAATTCCTGTTTACGCAATGTGGCCACACCACCGAGCCTGAAGTTACCGAATCTTGTTTGATCTGCCGTATATACCATGGGCAGCACCTCATCGATTGGTCAAAGTATCACCTCTGATCTCGATATCTGGGTTTGTCATAACCCCGAGTTATCGCTGGAGCGACTGGCGCTCGTTAGAGCAAAAGTGTCAGCTGATTTCCTGTCTGGCAGAACAACACGGCGTGGAGATGAACTTCTTCTTGATCCCGGAAAATAAATTTCGGGTCGGTAATCGCGCGCAGGTGGGGTTGGATAACTGCGGCAGTGCGCAGCATTTGCTATTGCTGAAGAGTTTTACCGCAGTGCTACCCGTGTGGCGGGTAAACGTCTGTATGGCCGCTGATCTCGGCGGAACGGGAAGATGAATACGATGCACTGGCATCGGCGTTGTTCAGCACCGGCATGATTTCCGAAGATGACTGGCTAGATCTCGGCGGTGTCAGTCATATTCCGGCGGAAGAGTATTTGGCTCTGCGTTGTGGCTGCTCTATAAGGGGCTGGATTCGCCTTACAAAGCGGTATTAAAAATTCTGGTAATGGAAGCCTATTCTTCCGAGTTTCCGCATACCGAACTGTTGGCCGTCCAGGCCAAACGCTGGTTCCAGCAAAATGATGATTTTGGTTTATCGCTCGATGCCTATTATCTGATGCTGGATAAGGTCACCGACTATCTGACCAAGTTGGGTGACACCAAACGGCTCGATCTGGCACGGCGCTGTTTTTATCTGAAGATCTGCGATGCGCTGAGTCGCAATGAACCGCCCCAACACGGCCGCTGGCGGCGCGAATTGTTAGTGAAACTGGTGCGGCAATGGGGCTGGAAATCAGACCATTCTGCAACAACTCGACAGCCACGCGCAGTGGAAGGTTGAGCAGGTTAAAGTTGCTTACGAAGAGCTGTTAAGCGCCCTGATGCAAAGTTACAGCAAGCTGATCCAGTTTGCGCGGCGCAATAACATCAGTGAATCCATTAACCCGGAAGATATTGGCATTCTGGTCACGCAAACTCTACACCGCGTTTGAAGCGTTACCGCGCGCAAAGTACAACGTATTAACCTGAAAATTGCGCCTGATCTGCGAGAGTCGAATTTAAGCCTGATCCAAGTACCACCGGGGCATCTGAATCGTCAGGGCTTGGT harbors:
- a CDS encoding STAS domain-containing protein; this translates as MPVTLEESAAGQWNLSLSGPLTIYEVAGIQEMLKPLTAPESLTVDLQEVDEIDTAGLQLPTCTT
- a CDS encoding chemotaxis protein CheW, with translation MEALQNNTTREVTPYQPTVDWGAGQNLSFRCMQTALALPIDRVREIIEYGQVTTVPMMPGYVRGVLNLRGNVVPVIDLAFRFGGKPTEVGRRTCIIILELPIGKTSQLAGLIVDAVDEVLDIEQSQIEPPPEFGTGINTQFILGMARQENGFLIILNAEALFSEDELQRMHEPLGVENVLKD
- a CDS encoding methyl-accepting chemotaxis protein gives rise to the protein MAWMAWVFTLVATGLLALNLPEAGYVLLVASLAIQLLVITQRRREVFLALDKNEPALVNLPPDNTPQLNVLSRVMTAWQQQIQVASDLIQHNIEGLIQPFNDMTSRMREENQSSLSLFGTDNSDSVMTRTLDDTQVKLASVIEAFHSGLTHKAELQHTIADLAQYMDEMKKMAGAVQVLASQTNLLALNAAIEAARAGEAGRGFAVVADEVRTLSGKSGETGRDIGKKIEAITAAIQATINAAERLVQHDESNLQLLDRSVNEVTERLGEEINLLHDAGHRLHNLSCETENNIEQIIIKLQFQDRVNQILHHLQTDIVNIAGTVDDNLEQLDENSWKQAFQKRFSTEEEYKGRISHTTSSDITFF
- a CDS encoding Hpt domain-containing protein — encoded protein: MFDQEQWEQLLVSFLEEAKELIQSAETALLALDEQAADEDTINGLFRAMHTLKGSAGLFSLDGFVRFAHQMENLIMRVRDGELILNGEMITALLSALDILRGEITQLEQTGTPSALDEANPELLSLLQTLGHSDMSALPATTASPAPVEREPVAAANLLASWHISLRFDRQLLQYGFDPASFVRYLISKLGTLQHIYLIQSELPDWSEFQAENCYLGLELDLQTEASKAEIEVRL
- a CDS encoding ammonium transporter, yielding METTNAIATLTTGADTLFLLLGAVMVLAMHAGFAFLELGTVRSKNQVNALVKIITDFGISTIAYFFIGYYLAYDKSFLSSASTLMTQNGLELTRFFFLLTFAAAIPAIVSGGIAERARFYPMLCSSFLIVGFIYPLFEGIAWNGRFGVQEWFTSHFGAPFHDFAGSVVVHAVGGWIGLVALILLGTRRGRVRGHQIFSFAPSNIPMLALGSWILIVGWFGFNVMSAQKLSGISGLVAVNSLMAMVGGTLVAMLLGKNDPGFIHNGPLAGLVAVCAGSDLMHPVGALVVGGIAGAIFITVFTLLQRRPKIDDVLGVWPLHGLCGAWGGIAAGIFGSTALGGIGGVSFMSQLLGTVLGIVIAVAGALLVYGTMKKVVGLRLSQEDEHEGADLAIHKISAVMDDLQS
- a CDS encoding chemotaxis protein CheW; the protein is MTYHESGNVVIEVQDDGRGLNPERIRQKALEKGLLNTNEQLDEQALYQLIFAPGFSTADSISNLSGRGVGMDVVKRSIDALRGSIDLDSVPGKGCCVRIRLPLTLAIIDGFLISVGDTPLVLPLQSVTECLEAHHSDIGDRTYSYLELRGKPLPIVRLREHFGVDSKKPQRENIVVVRQGKQKLGLVVDTLLGEQQIVIKPLGALFEHLHDISGSSILGSGHVALILDIPGLQKRVHHRLNNLMATPCETAQSEPREEHESVR
- a CDS encoding heme biosynthesis HemY N-terminal domain-containing protein, which gives rise to MIRLIVLLVILAAALLFGPQLADHQGYVLISVADYTIEMSVVTATIIAVVFYFLLLLTENILSRLFSVRRGLRGWWSNHRYAKAQRQTHKGMAALVEGEYQRAEHLMLRGAGQSELPLLNYLSAAEAAHAQGEFQKRDEYLQKAEESDPQAQLAIQLTQNRLLQDQGEWQQSRDLLEQLRQRWPQHPQILQRLRAVYQAQHAWQAELELLPLLRKQQLLNDTDYSSAQAQCYQAQFNHILQEQDETALLAFWQQQPRTVRHTQSLLLLLIDTLIQQQQHQAAFELLAPLLRKQADEALWQRCARLQLNDYSALLKSLLQQLKQHPQSPALLSALGHIYYQQQQYVLAQGYLERSVSLQPTAADQRALAGIMEHQRLFEKAAEYYRLSLS
- a CDS encoding response regulator, which translates into the protein MGKTVLIVDDSMSIRQLVKATLLTKGYTVVDACDGVDALQKLGSQRVNLVISDVNMPNMDGITLLKAIKAKPEHRFTPVIMLTTESQEGKKREGQAAGAKAWIVKPFQPELMLAAVEKLLM